One Pongo pygmaeus isolate AG05252 chromosome 10, NHGRI_mPonPyg2-v2.0_pri, whole genome shotgun sequence genomic window carries:
- the LTBR gene encoding tumor necrosis factor receptor superfamily member 3 isoform X1, whose translation MLLPWATSAPGLAWGPLVLGLFGLLAASQPQVAPPYGSENQTCRDQEKEYYEPQHRICCSRCPPGTYVSAKCSRIRDTVCATCAENSYNEHWNYLTICQLCRPCDPVMGLEEIAPCTSKRKTQCRCQPGMFCAAWALECTHCELLSDCPPGTEAELKDEVGKGNNHCVPCKAGHFQNTSSPSARCQPHTRCEDQGLVEAAPGTAQSDTTCRNPSEPLPPEMSGTMLMLAILLPLGFFLLLATVFACIWKSHPSLCRKLGSLLKRRPQGEGPNPVAGSWEPPKAHPHFPDLVKPLLPISGDVSPVSTGFPAAPVLEAGVPEQQSPLDLTREPQLETGEQSQVAHGTNGIHVTGGSMTITGNIYIYNGPVLGGPPGPGDLPATPEPPYPIPEEGDPGPPGLSTPHQEDGKAWHLAETEHCGATPSNRGPRNQFITHD comes from the exons atgctcctgccttggGCCACCTCTGCCCCCGGCCTGGCCTGGGGGCCTCTGGTGCTGGGTCTCTTCGGGCTCCTGGCAGCATCCCAGCCCCAGGTG GCGCCTCCATATGGGTCGGAGAACCAGACCTGCAGGGACCAGGAAAAGGAATACTATGAGCCCCAGCACCGCATCTGCTGCTCCCGCTGCCCGCCAG GCACCTATGTCTCAGCTAAATGTAGCCGCATCCGGGACACAGTTTGTGCCACATGTGCCGAAAATTCCTACAACGAGCACTGGAACTACCTGACCATCTGCCAGCTGTGCCGCCCCTGTGACCCAG TGATGGGCCTCGAGGAGATTGCCCCCTGCACAAGCAAACGGAAGACCCAGTGCCGCTGCCAGCCGGGAATGTTCTGTGCTGCCTGGGCCCTCGAGTGTACACACTGCGAGCTACTTTCTGACTGCCCACCTGGCACTGAAGCCGAGCTCAAAG ATGAAGTTGGGAAGGGTAACAACCACTGCGTCCCCTGCAAGGCAGGGCACTTCCAGAATACCTCCTCCCCCAGCGCCCGCTGCCAGCCCCACACCAG GTGTGAGGACCAAGGTCTGGTGGAGGCAGCTCCAGGCACTGCCCAGTCCGACACAACCTGCAGAAATCCATCAGAGCCACTGCCCCCAGAGATGTCAG GAACCATGCTGATGCTGGCCATCCTGCTGCCGCTGGGCTTCTTTCTGCTCCTTGCCACCGTCTTCGCCTGCATCTGGAAGAGCCACCCTTCTCTCTGCAGGAAACTGG GATCGCTGCTCAAGAGGCGTCCACAG GGAGAGGGACCCAATCCTGTAGCTGGAAGCTGGGAGCCTCCGAAGGCCCATCCACATTTCCCTGACCTGGTAAAGCCACTGCTACCCATCTCTGGAGATGTTTCCCCAGTATCCACTGGGTTCCCCGCAGCCCCAGTTTTGGAGGCAGGGGTGCCGGAACAGCAGAGTCCTCTGGACCTGACCAGGGAGCCGCAGTTGGAAACCGGGGAGCAGAGCCAGGTGGCCCACG GTACCAATGGCATTCATGTCACTGGCGGGTCTATGACCATCACTGGCAACATCTACATCTACAATGGACCAGTACTGGGGGGACCACCGGGTCCTGGAGACCTCCCAGCTACCCCCGAACCTCCATACCCCATTCCCGAAGAGGGGGATCCTGGCCCTCCCGGGCTCTCTACACCCCACCAGGAAGATGGCAAGGCTTGGCACCTGGCGGAGACAGAGCACTGTGGTGCCACACCCTCTAACAGGGGCCCAAGGAACCAATTTATCACCCATGACTGA
- the LTBR gene encoding tumor necrosis factor receptor superfamily member 3 isoform X2: MLLPWATSAPGLAWGPLVLGLFGLLAASQPQAPPYGSENQTCRDQEKEYYEPQHRICCSRCPPGTYVSAKCSRIRDTVCATCAENSYNEHWNYLTICQLCRPCDPVMGLEEIAPCTSKRKTQCRCQPGMFCAAWALECTHCELLSDCPPGTEAELKDEVGKGNNHCVPCKAGHFQNTSSPSARCQPHTRCEDQGLVEAAPGTAQSDTTCRNPSEPLPPEMSGTMLMLAILLPLGFFLLLATVFACIWKSHPSLCRKLGSLLKRRPQGEGPNPVAGSWEPPKAHPHFPDLVKPLLPISGDVSPVSTGFPAAPVLEAGVPEQQSPLDLTREPQLETGEQSQVAHGTNGIHVTGGSMTITGNIYIYNGPVLGGPPGPGDLPATPEPPYPIPEEGDPGPPGLSTPHQEDGKAWHLAETEHCGATPSNRGPRNQFITHD; encoded by the exons atgctcctgccttggGCCACCTCTGCCCCCGGCCTGGCCTGGGGGCCTCTGGTGCTGGGTCTCTTCGGGCTCCTGGCAGCATCCCAGCCCCAG GCGCCTCCATATGGGTCGGAGAACCAGACCTGCAGGGACCAGGAAAAGGAATACTATGAGCCCCAGCACCGCATCTGCTGCTCCCGCTGCCCGCCAG GCACCTATGTCTCAGCTAAATGTAGCCGCATCCGGGACACAGTTTGTGCCACATGTGCCGAAAATTCCTACAACGAGCACTGGAACTACCTGACCATCTGCCAGCTGTGCCGCCCCTGTGACCCAG TGATGGGCCTCGAGGAGATTGCCCCCTGCACAAGCAAACGGAAGACCCAGTGCCGCTGCCAGCCGGGAATGTTCTGTGCTGCCTGGGCCCTCGAGTGTACACACTGCGAGCTACTTTCTGACTGCCCACCTGGCACTGAAGCCGAGCTCAAAG ATGAAGTTGGGAAGGGTAACAACCACTGCGTCCCCTGCAAGGCAGGGCACTTCCAGAATACCTCCTCCCCCAGCGCCCGCTGCCAGCCCCACACCAG GTGTGAGGACCAAGGTCTGGTGGAGGCAGCTCCAGGCACTGCCCAGTCCGACACAACCTGCAGAAATCCATCAGAGCCACTGCCCCCAGAGATGTCAG GAACCATGCTGATGCTGGCCATCCTGCTGCCGCTGGGCTTCTTTCTGCTCCTTGCCACCGTCTTCGCCTGCATCTGGAAGAGCCACCCTTCTCTCTGCAGGAAACTGG GATCGCTGCTCAAGAGGCGTCCACAG GGAGAGGGACCCAATCCTGTAGCTGGAAGCTGGGAGCCTCCGAAGGCCCATCCACATTTCCCTGACCTGGTAAAGCCACTGCTACCCATCTCTGGAGATGTTTCCCCAGTATCCACTGGGTTCCCCGCAGCCCCAGTTTTGGAGGCAGGGGTGCCGGAACAGCAGAGTCCTCTGGACCTGACCAGGGAGCCGCAGTTGGAAACCGGGGAGCAGAGCCAGGTGGCCCACG GTACCAATGGCATTCATGTCACTGGCGGGTCTATGACCATCACTGGCAACATCTACATCTACAATGGACCAGTACTGGGGGGACCACCGGGTCCTGGAGACCTCCCAGCTACCCCCGAACCTCCATACCCCATTCCCGAAGAGGGGGATCCTGGCCCTCCCGGGCTCTCTACACCCCACCAGGAAGATGGCAAGGCTTGGCACCTGGCGGAGACAGAGCACTGTGGTGCCACACCCTCTAACAGGGGCCCAAGGAACCAATTTATCACCCATGACTGA